A single region of the Fusarium fujikuroi IMI 58289 draft genome, chromosome FFUJ_chr05 genome encodes:
- a CDS encoding related to APG7 (component of the autophagic system): MAAPLQFAPFTSEIELSFYSALFASKLEHDKLDDSARSILGLYEPRLEEPESSCRMQILGNALTSSRTNAPSPPLGTMRAEGIIRNVNTLEDFKNTDKSAMLKTAGRQIWDAIKDGSIYSVPSLLSSFIILSYADLKKYKFTYWFAFPALHSDPSWKRSGPAEHLNSRESTALVDRVGTWRYSVDSREHGFFLVKKVHGEDLDTDDPDSSQGLPFRWEVASLREFENGFFDQVAEGDRYVAFVDPSTYPEGPGWPLRNFLILIRQRFHLAKTKVICYRDIQAKRHEARSVILPIEMDPVESIEVTEMPKVTGWARSNNGKLQAQQVNLGEYMDPARQADGSVDLNLKLMKWRIAPELDLDAIKNTKCLLLGAGTLGSYVSRNLMGWGVRKITFVDYGRVSFSNPVRQPLFSFQDCLEGGKPKAPRAAEALKEIFPGIDSEGHTLFVPMLGHPYIEESKTREEYEKLEKLIDEHDVIFLLMDSRESRWLPTVMGKAKGKIVMNAALGFDSYVVMRHGSEGHAEGQTPLGCYFCNDVVAPADSQKDQTLDQQCTVTRPGVAAIASALLVELLSSLLQHPLGKNAPAPQPTPGVVPERDPPDHPLGLVPHQIRGYVSTFQNIVIRGQSYDCCSACSPKILDAYRSDGWGFVKKALQEKDYVAELSGLAEVQRKAEEMAAQVDWDEDDDLVEDGDGELI; the protein is encoded by the exons ATGGCGGCACCGCTGCAATTTGCCCCTTTCACCTCAGAGATCGAGCTGTCGTTCTACTCGGCGCTCTTTGCCTCGAAGCTTGAGCATGACAAGCTCGACGACTCAGCGCGGAGCATTCTTGGTCTTTACGAACCCCGTTTGGAAGAACCAGAATCCAGCTGTCGCATGCAGATATTAGGAAATGCCCTTACGAGTAGCAG AACTAATGCGCCCAGTCCGCCTCTTGGGACAATGAGGGCCGAGGGAATCATTAGGAACGTCAATACACTCGAGGATTTCAAGAATACAGACAAGTCTGCTATGCTCAAGACTGCTGGCCGACAG ATCTGGGATGCGATCAAAGATGGTAGTATCTACTCTGTTCCATCCCTGCTCTCGTCATTCATCATACTTTCATACGCGGACCTGAAAAAGTACAAGTTTACGTACTGGTTCGCTTTCCCTGCTCTTCATTCTGATCCTTCGTGGAAGCGATCCGGTCCAGCCGAACATCTCAATTCCAGGGAGAGCACGGCGCTTGTTGACAGGGTAGGGACTTGGAGGTACAGTGTCGACTCCCGCGAGCATGGCTTCTTTCTGGTCAAGAAGGTACACGGTGAAGATCTGGATACAGATGATCCGGATTCTTCGCAGGGACTTCCCTTTCGATGGGAAGTTGCCTCGCTACGAGAATTTGAGAATGGTTTCTTCGACCAGGTGGCTGAGGGAGACCGTTACGTTGCGTTTGTTGATCCTTCGACGTACCCAGAAGGCCCTGGGTGGCCCCTGAGAAATTTCCTGATCCTTATCCGACAAAGGTTTCATTTGGCAAAGACCAAAGTGATCTGCTACAGAGACATCCAGGCAAAGAGGCACGAAGCTCGCAGCGTCATTCTTCCAATCGAGATGGATCCAGTCGAGAGCATAGAGGTCACTGAAATGCCCAAGGTTACTGGCTGGGCACGGTCGAATAATGGCAAACTCCAGGCACAGCAAGTCAACCTAGGAGAGTACATGGATCCTGCACGACAGGCAGACGGCTCTGTCGACCTGAACCTGAAGCTCATGAAATGGAGGATCGCACCCGAACTCGACTTAGATGCGATTAAGAACACGAAGTGCCTGTTACTTGGCGCTGGTACGCTGGGAAGTTATGTCTCAAGAAATCTTATGGGTTGGGGCGTCCGGAAGATAACGTTTGTGGATTACGGGCGAGTGTCATTTTCCAACCCTGTCCGACAGCCACTGTTCAGCTTCCAAGACTGCCTCGAAGGAGGGAAACCAAAAGCCCCTCGAGCTGCTGAAGCGTTGAAAGAAATTTTTCCAGGCATAGATAGTGAAGGACACACGCTGTTTGTTCCTATGCTCGGTCACCCTTACATAGAGGAGTCGAAGACAAGGGAGGAATATGAAAAGCTGGAGAAGCTTATCGACGAACACGatgtcatcttcctcctcatggATTCAAGAGAATCTCGATGGCTGCCAACGGTTATGGGAAAGGCCAAAGGAAAGATTGTCATGAACGCTGCCCTGGGTTTTGACTCGTATGTTGTTATGCGACATGGTTCTGAAGGCCATGCCGAAGGGCAGACACCGCTTGGTTGCTATTTCTGCAACGACGTCGTGGCCCCAGCTGAT TCTCAAAAGGACCAGACCCTGGATCAACAATGTACTGTCACTCGACCCGGTGTTGCAGCGATTGCGTCCGCccttcttgtcgagcttctctCAAGCTTGTTACAACATCCCCTAGGCAAAAATGCACCAGCACCACAGCCAACTCCTGGGGTGGTTCCAGAGCGAGACCCACCTGACCATCCTCTGGGTTTGGTTCCGCATCAAATAAGGGGCTATGTATCGACATTTCAGAACATTGTCATCCGCGGTCAATCTTACGACTGTTGCAGCGCATGCAGCCCTAAGATTCTTGATGCCTATCGCAGTGACGGGTGGGGCTTTGTGAAGAAAGCGTTGCAAGAGAAGGACTATGTGGCAGAGCTATCGGGCCTGGCCGAGGTCCAGCGAAAAGCAGAGGAGATGGCTGCCCAAGTTGACTgggatgaggacgacgaccTTGTCGAAGATGGTGACGGAGAGCTGATTTAG
- a CDS encoding probable dCMP deaminase, whose translation MLIGVCGSICSGKRTVAQYLVEHHGFKLLHLQPQSQPRPSNTSLGAESASSEEHDAESPSQSTDSTAFKGALTSTALTTKNGYQSSSETTLTLRDGPQHVFSTAEELLDFVTKRWRSRFVTTDIPTEAVLDVFLRRPFFLLLSVDAPLTVRWRRFQDRARQRHAGEPDMSLEDFVRESDIHLYDAEKGLSPLISRAVVRLLNTSSSLAHLYATLGKLDIPNPDRLRPCWDTYFMELASLAAQRSNCMKRRVGCVLVGKERRVISTGYNGTPRGLQNCTEGGCPRCNDGNSSGVGLSTCLCIHAEENALLEAGRERIREGSVLYCDTCPCLTCSIKICQVGISEVVYAHTYSMDNDTARVFREAGVKLRQFIPPPNGLIHLEKMELY comes from the exons ATGCTCATCGGCGTCTGCGGCA GTATTTGCTCCGGCAAAAGGACGGTGGCCCAATATCTCGTTGAGCATCATGGATTCAAACTCCTCCATCTACAGCCACAATCCCAGCCAAGACCGTCCAATACCTCGCTTGGAGCCGAATCCGCTTCATCTGAGGAACACGATGCAGAGTCTCCATCACAGTCTACTGACTCGACAGCTTTCAAAGGCGCTCTGACCTCAACAGCGCTCACCACCAAGAATGGCTACCAGTCATCTTCTGAAACCACGCTGACTCTCCGGGATGGTCCGCAACACGTGTTTTCCACAGCCGAGGAACTTCTTGACTTCGTGACGAAACGCTGGCGCAGCCGCTTTGTCACTACTGACATTCCCACGGAGGCAGTTCTAGACGTCTTTCTTCGTCGACCTTTCTTCCTATTGCTCTCCGTCGATGCGCCATTGACGGTCCGCTGGCGACGGTTCCAGGACCGCGCGAGGCAGAGGCATGCGGGAGAGCCTGACATGAGTCTAGAAGACTTTGTCAGAGAGAGCGATATCCACCTATACGACGCAGAGAAAGGCCTCTCGCCCCTTATCTCGCGCGCTGTTGTGAGACTTCTCAACACATCATCCTCTCTAGCGCACCTCTATGCTACCCTTGGCAAGTTGGACATCCCAAATCCTGATCGCCTTCGCCCTTGCTGGGACACTTACTTTATGGAATTGGCATCCCTTGCTGCACAACGCTCCAACTGTATGAAGCGTAGAGTCGGATGTGtgcttgttggcaaagaaCGCAGGGTCATTAGCACCGGTTATAATGGGACTCCAAGGGGACTACAGAATTGCACTGAGGGAGGCTGTCCAAGGTGCAATGATGGCAACAGCTCCGGAGTGGGCTTATCGACTTGCCTGTGTATCCATGCCGAAGAGAACGCGCTTTTGGAAGCGGGACGAGAAAGAATACGCGAGGGCTCTGTCCTATACTGCGACACGTGTCCCTGCCTCACATGCAGTATCAAAATCTGCCAGGTGGGCATTAGCGAGGTTGTCTACGCTCACACATACAGCATGGACAACGATACAGCCCGGGTGTTTAGGGAGGCCGGCGTGAAGCTGAGACAGTTCATACCA CCGCCTAATGGCCTGATTCATCTCGAGAAGATGGAGCTTTATTAG
- a CDS encoding related to protein kinase SWE1, which translates to MSFSNSSGGTLALPSPTHAHHIDVTSAVRTLRRSISRSPSKFLTRSNSQNSLSPESPHQTSPQSPCRRFGATPQNQQLLPSHTRSAPPHINGAPHSTAFTPFRPSVRLSLRSAKAGKTSPSRPLTRARASPKSPLKRALNMAPDSGNSLPAVPLASVIDASGQENNSLGATSPISVSPVKRRSLTLDVAGSSPTSFLKSLDSNNDGQMVPNNGSLKRSDATMNLDQPSQGSPVAKRRSLHGISGLGQNEDQNIFGANTTSSQSFYIHEDSSTEYEIAGTSGSPFRDPVPPPTPATTNVPKRSSSLRKSTLQQRYGERGSWGRRSGERQLAQMSSEYSPVRSRPRLSLDQFVPPPVPQESPFVSTTPTSKPPPTTFFGDKAHQPHPLSKTLTTSSSGNSLTEEAPIYAPVARMPDRPRPHLFSRSLPLNATRPNRPNDMSKAMATPSNSQLWVGAFNSTGLISKVNRNPEEDADKKMAPPDTPCKKHSNPFATFPPPAGSAMKKRGNNRNSFGGLPSTPFGNSTASFGRPGKGMSIFQRGSASRSARRGSVLSLDGDEHKLFGETIDFSTPMEGDAPPTPTKNSLTPSLSKVSEYSFESPHDNHSPTANRTLHSTTPVLGTSIPREATCKSEVPTTDGPAGTVDDSSRPTDAGRLYSPSSHLPLSSFGRSRARRGLHSPSPLSTVSLSHTLSSPHETFTKSKLCESASPLDGRRTPQTPRESLLPLDTSRLSISQIGDAFSDSMPPPVTPTAGRDLRSSTSLLVTPVNARTSNIDIDASLSSRFDKVEQIGKGEFSVVYRVTQADHQMTFGNLSTTPTTSPTKGRVYAVKKSKHAFQGPKDRDTKVREAEILRTLSYSEHVVQYFDHWDYNNHLYIQTEYCEEGTLDKFLGTVGRGGRLDDFRIFKILQDLCLGLKDIHDSGFMHLDLKPANILVTFEGVLKIGDFGLAQSCSSAEGVDVEGDREYMAPEMLKGKSCQSADVFSLGLIILETAANVVLPDNGPTWIALRSGDLSEVPSLTWNPSIEVQRDATGNPTEIMHSDDFTSGKTHDPSNLFGPSKRSELLQPPEFMVNATHNSSLDLIVRWMTAQEPSERPTVHQVLELEGLQWVGHHRAAPATVYEGNWGPDEELIPISIAEGGDSDTEMTDV; encoded by the exons ATGTCCTTCTCGAACAGCAGCGGTGGCACACTCGCCCTACCATCACCAACCCACGCACACCACATCGACGTCACATCGGCAGTTCGCACTCTCCGACGCTCTATTTCACGATCACCTTCCAAGTTCTTGACGCGTTCCAACTCCCAAAACTCGCTGAGCCCCGAAAGCCCCCACCAAACCTCACCTCAATCACCTTGTCGTCGATTTGGCGCAACACCGCAAAACCAACAACTTCTACCGTCCCACACCCGCTCAGCACCTCCTCATATCAACGGTGCCCCGCATTCAACCGCCTTTACACCTTTCCGCCCCAGCGTTAGGCTCTCGTTGCGTTCCGCCAAGGCCGGTAAGACATCGCCCTCACGACCGTTGACACGAGCACGCGCATCTCCCAAGAGCCCTCTTAAGAGGGCGCTCAACATGGCTCCCGATAGCGGCAACTCACTACCTGCGGTACCTTTGGCTTCAGTTATTGATGCATCAGGGCAAGAGAATAACTCCCTGGGAGCTACAAGCCCCATCTCTGTCAGTCCCGTCAAGCGACGCAGCCTCACTCTCGACGTCGCTGGATCTTCGCCGACCTCATTTCTCAAGTCTCTTGATTCCAACAATGATGGCCAGATGGTCCCAAACAACGGGTCATTAAAGCGCAGCGACGCAACCATGAATCTGGACCAACCGAGCCAGGGAAGCCCCGTGGCTAAGCGACGGAGCTTGCATGGAATATCGGGGCTGGGCCAGAACGAGGACCAAAATATCTTTGGTGCCAACACGACATCTTCGCAGAGCTTCTACATACATGAAGACTCATCTACCGAGTATGAGATTGCGGGTACTAGCGGATCACCATTCCGCGATCCCGTCCCCCCACCAACACCTGCGACGACGAATGTTCCTAAGAGGTCATCGTCCCTACGTAAGTCAACTCTACAACAAAGATATGGGGAGCGAGGATCTTGGGGAAGACGATCTGGTGAACGACAGCTGGCTCAGATGAGCTCCGAATATTCTCCTGTCCGAAGTCGACCTCGCCTTTCTCTGGACCAATTTGTTCCTCCTCCTGTGCCTCAAGAGAGTCCCTTTGTTTCTACAACGCCGACCTCGAAACCACCACCCACTACTTTCTTTGGCGACAAGGCCCACCAACCACATCCTCTATCGAAGACACTGACGACGTCGTCTTCAGGAAACAGCTTAACCGAGGAAGCACCTATTTATGCTCCTGTGGCCCGGATGCCAGATCGACCCAGACCTCACCTTTTCTCACGATCCCTCCCTCTCAATGCGACACGACCCAATCGCCCAAATGACATGTCCAAGGCCATGGCGACACCCAGCAACTCGCAGCTGTGGGTGGGCGCTTTCAACTCTACTGGACTTATTTCCAAGGTCAACCGAAATCCCGAAGAGGatgccgacaagaagatggcTCCTCCTGATACACCATGCAAGAAGCACTCTAACCCCTTCGCTACTTTCCCTCCACCAGCTGGGAGTgccatgaagaagaggggtAACAACCGGAATTCTTTTGGCGGTCTCCCTTCCACCCCATTTGGTAACAGCACAGCCAGTTTTGGTAGGCCAGGAAAGGGCATGTCAATATTCCAGCGTGGCAGTGCTTCTAGGAGTGCACGTCGCGGTAGTGTCCTTAGCCTGGATGGTGACGAACACAAGCTCTTTGGTGAAACGATTGACTTTTCGACACCCATGGAAGGCGATGCTCCCCCTACTCCAACCAAGAACAGTTTAACTCCCAGCCTTAGCAAGGTCAGCGAGTACTCATTCGAGAGTCCCCATGATAACCATAGCCCAACTGCCAACCGAACATTACACTCTACTACTCCGGTTCTCGGCACCTCTATCCCTCGAGAAGCAACTTGTAAGTCGGAAGTCCCAACAACGGACGGACCAGCTGGAACAGTCGACGATTCAAGTCGGCCTACCGATGCTGGACGTCTGTATTCCCCATCTTCGCATCTGCCTCTATCTTCGTTTGGCCGTTCCAGGGCTCGACGAGGATTACACTCTCCTTCTCCACTAAGCACAGTTTCTTTGAGTCATACCCTCAGTTCTCCTCATGAGACATTTACTAAATCGAAACTCTGTGAATCAGCCAGCCCCCTTGATGGACGACGAACACCGCAAACGCCACGTGAGAGTTTGCTGCCTCTCGACACCAGCCGATTGTCTATTTCTCAGATTGGTGATGCCTTCTCTGATAGCATGCCACCTCCCGTTACCCCAACAGCAGGACGGGACTTGCGATCATCTACCAGCCTCCTTGTTACTCCCGTGAACGCCCGTACTAGTAACATTGACATTGACGCAAGCCTATCCTCCCGATTCGACAAAGTGGAGCAGATTGGAAAGGGTGAATTCTCTGTTGTCTATCGTGTCACTCAGGCGGACCATCAAATGACATTTGGCAACCTCAGTACAACCCCGACAACAAGCCCCACCAAGGGCAGAGTCTATGCTgtaaagaagagcaagcatGCGTTCCAGGGACCGAAGGATCGGGATACAAAGGTCCGAGAGGCCGAGATTTTGAGGACTCTCAGCTACTCTGAACATGTGGTCCAGTACTTCGATCATTGGGACTACAACAACCATCTCTATATTCAAACAGAGTACTGCGAAGAGGGTACCCTCGACAAGTTCCTGGGTACTGTTGGACGAGGTGGACGACTAGACGACTTTcgcatcttcaagatcctccagGACCTGTGCTTG GGCCTGAAGGATATCCATGACTCAGGTTTCATGcatcttgatctcaagcCGGCCAATATCCTTGTTACGTTCGAAGGTGTTCTCAAGATTGGTGATTTCGGTCTAGCCCAATCCTGTTCGTCTGCCGAAGGCGTGGACGTCGAGGGCGATCGTGAGTACATGGCCCCGGAGATGCTCAAGGGTAAATCCTGCCAGTCCGCCGACGTCTTCTCTCTGGGCCTCATTATCCTTGAGACAGCCGCCAACGTTGTCCTACCTGACAATGGACCTACGTGGATCGCCCTCCGCTCTGGAGATCTTTCTGAAGTGCCAAGTCTTACCTGGAATCCCTCTATTGAGGTCCAGCGAGATGCCACTGGTAACCCTACCGAGATAATGCATAGCGATGATTTCACAAGTGGCAAGACGCACGACCCAAGCAACTTGTTTGGCCCATCCAAGCGATCGGAACTACTGCAGCCTCCCGAGTTTATGGTTAATGCCACCCACAACAGTTCTCTCGATTTGATTGTACGATGGATGACAGCTCAAGAGCCCAGTGAGCGACCAACGGTACATCAGGTTTTGGAACTTGAGGGCCTGCAGTGGGTTGGCCATCACCGCGCCGCACCGGCAACTGTTTATGAAGGAAACTGGGGACCCGACGAGGAGTTGATCCCCATTTCCATTGCAGAGGGCGGTGACAGTGACACAGAGATGACTGATGTCTAG
- a CDS encoding related to 4-coumarate--CoA ligase — MPIESRFSVSVPNCSIQQWIFGSPSGPLPDQKAFIDADNPEQRYFTYNQARLFAKRIAVGLINNGLKPGDRVLLFTSNSLFFPTIVMGIWMAGGIFTGANPGYVTRELAHQLQDSEASFVVAAESGMEVALAAASQVGMKASQVFLLDSTWPDSPVETQPREDSRHWTELIASRPEGERFEWTEPDDSNDSVCSLNYSSGTTGIPKGVEISHYNHVANSCGVTLFHKLHPDYEARRQRSAALCFLPMYHAFSQGYFITSFPCERVPVYIMPSFDFPKMLAHIQNFRITKLLAVPPILVLMSKHPLARRADLSSIDMIASGAAPLAKDTQREIAGMIPGGESVIRQGWGMTEATCTALSWDPNKAPSSAAGELTPDSKARLIHIETGEEITTANTPGELWITGPTVMRGYWRNPSATQGAFVTDAEGTRWLRTGDVAYVEEYEKGSLFHIVDRVKELIKVKGMQVAPAELESLLIEREDVADAAVIGVMVNGEELPRAYVVKSTNAKDTSEQDIADWLASRVVKYKQLKGGVVFVDAIPKVPSGKILRKALRERAKREVSNGLEVRAKL, encoded by the exons ATGCCAATCGAATCGCGATTTTCAGTGTCGGTTCCTAATTGCTCGATTCAACAATGGATATTTGGCTCGCCTTCGGGGCCATTACCGGATCAGAAGGCTTTCATCGATGCCGATAACCCTGAGCAACGTTATTTCACCTACAACCAAGCTCGATTGTTTGCGAAGCGTATCGCCGTCGGTCTTATCAACAATGGTCTTAAGCCAGGTGATCgtgttctcctcttcaccagTAACAGCTTATTCTTCCCGACTATTGTGATGGGCATTTGGATGGCTGGGGGCATATTCACAGGAGCTAACCCAGGATATGTCACTCGAGAGTTGGCccatcaacttcaagataGCGAGGCGTCCTTCGTCGTTGCCGCGGAGAGCGGTATGGAAGTGGCATTAGCTGCTGCCTCACAGGTTGGTATGAAAGCTTCGcaagtctttttgttggATTCGACATGGCCAGACTCACCTGTTGAGACACAACCTAGAGAAGACAGTCGACACTGGACAGAACTCATTGCATCTAGGCCAGAGGGCGAGAGATTCGAGTGGACTGAGCCAGATGATTCTAATGACTCTGTCTGCTCTCTCAACTACAGCTCAGGCACT ACTGGAATACCGAAAGGTGTCGAGATCTCACATTACAATCATGTTGCGAATAGCTGCGGTGTGACTCTTTTCCATAAACTCCATCCCGACTACGAAGCTCGCCGTCAACGTTCTGCTGCCTTGTGTTTCCTCCCCATGTATCACGCCTTTAGTCAAGGCTACTTCATCACCAGCTTCCCTTGCGAGCGCGTTCCCGTATATATCATGCCTTCTTTTGATTTTCCTAAGATGCTCGCACATATTCAGAATTTCCGCATCACGAAGCTTCTGGCCGTTCCCCCTATTCTTGTCCTTATGTCGAAACACCCACTTGCACGCCGTGCCGACCTGAGTAGCATCGACATGATTGCATCCGGTGCTGCCCCATTAGCGAAGGATACACAACGCGAGATAGCCGGGATGATACCTGGGGGCGAGTCAGTAATACGACAAGGTTGGGGGATGACTGAAGCAACTTGCACCGCGTTGTCGTGGGACCCTAACAAAGCTCCCAGCTCTGCGGCTGGTGAGCTGACCCCAGATTCCAAGGCCAGGTTGATCCATATCGAAACTGGAGAGGAAATTACGACTGCAAATACCCCAGGAGAACTCTGGATCACGGGTCCTACGGTGATGCGTGGCTACTGGAGAAACCCAAGTGCAACCCAAGGCGCATTTGTTACTGACGCTGAGGGCACTCGGTGGCTCCGTACCGGGGACGTTGCATATGTGGAGGAATACGAAAAGGGGTCTCTCTTTCATATCGTGGATCGTGTCAAGGAGTTGATCAAGGTTAAAGGCATGCAAGTTGCTCCAGCTGAACTCGAGTCTCTCCTAATTGAACGAGAAGATGTTGCAGACGCTGCAGTTATTGGGGTCATGGTCAACGGTGAGGAGCTCCCACGAGCCTATGTCGTCAAATCAACAAACGCAAAAGACACATCTGAACAAGACATCGCGGACTGGCTGGCTAGTCGTGTTGTCAAATACAAACAACTTAAGGGGGGAGTGGTCTTCGTCGACGCTATCCCCAAAGTTCCT TCGGGCAAGATCTTGCGCAAGGCTCTTCGTGAGCGAGCAAAACGCGAAGTTAGCAACGGCCTTGAGGTGCGCGCCAAGCTGTAG
- a CDS encoding probable NADH-ubiquinone oxidoreductase 24 kDa subunit, mitochondrial precursor has translation MASKLTPLIRSAIRPVCRAARPQSRAAFSLTASRRSDTLMVHRNTEDNNPDIPFKFNEKNQTVIAEILKRYPPQYKKAAVMPLLDLGQRQHGFTSISVMNEVARLLEMPPMRVYEVASFYTMYNRTPVGKYFVQICTTTPCQLGGCGSDVIVKAIKEELGIEQGQTTADGLFTILEVECLGACVNAPMIQINDDYYEDLTPASVKDLLKSLRAQATASDPSTVNVPKPGPLSSRDTCENSAGQTSLNAEPWGTETTRADL, from the exons ATGGCGAGCAAGCTCACTCCCCTCATCCGCTCCGCCATCCGGCCGGTGTGCCGGGCTGCCCGCCCTCAGTCTCGCGCCGCCTTCTCTCTCACAGCAAGCCGACGAAGCGACACTCTCATGGTG CATCGAAATACCGAGGACAACAACCCCGACATCCCCTTCAAGTTCAACGAGAAGAACCAGACCGTCATTGCCGAGATCCTCAAGCGATACCCTCCCCAGtacaagaaggctgctgtcaTGCCTTTGCTTGACCTCGGCCAACGCCAGCACGGCTTTACCAGCATCAGCGTCATGAATGAGGTCGCCCGTCTTCTTGAGATGCCTCCCATGCGAGTGTACGAGGTTGCCTCTTTCTACACCATGTACAACAGAACTCCCGTGGGCAAATATTTTGTTCAAATCTGCACTACC ACACCTTGCCAACTTGGAGGCTGTGGATCTGATGTTATCGTCAAGGCTATTAAGGAGGAGCTCGGAATTGAGCAGGGCCAGACCACTGCCGACGGTCTCTTCACCATTCTCGAGGTCGAGTGCCTCGGTGCCTGCGTGAACGCCCCCATGATTCAGATCAACGACGACTACTACGAGGATCTCACTCCCGCCTCCGTGAAGGACCTCCTCAAGTCTCTTCGGGCCCAGGCCACTGCTTCCGACCCCTCTACTGTCAACGTCCCCAAGCCTGGTCCTCTGAGCAGCCGAGACACATGTGAGAACAGTGCTGGTCAAACAAGCCTTAACGCGGAGCCCTGGGGAACCGAGACCACAAGGGCGGACCTGTAG